A window from Hemicordylus capensis ecotype Gifberg chromosome 2, rHemCap1.1.pri, whole genome shotgun sequence encodes these proteins:
- the EME1 gene encoding crossover junction endonuclease EME1 isoform X3: MRESERERVCIHGDVIQSHCTLLITQNLNTMLPKMAESEDETLPTFDFLNKQPSGRTSGTAQPLRGDEVVVLCSSDSEDSSAASPACKKSCATQDPTGAAAHTEVRVELSSDSEEENIIPLVERLKRKLVDAKPATTEVLFTRIQELRKQDSAGGNKFQPSDEQEATDCGSLPKAPDAQRRAAPNTWELSDSDPEVDPSDSMNQPLHQPPVCVSNCSVPNSDCRVAEISLRPFPLQTKKKRSQEEIDKARQAALKRRKDQETRKMLQEQERERKKALANQQKAQKPGECLKYIQVVLDPGLLQVDGGGQVLTTLQSMECSCVIESHVVPHSITWRRKTGLTQAEEDNWVEEPNILVLLLLEEFISMIHNYKQVSEEVPAETLQSFVANIMKISPGKTLALVVIELEKYFSSHKHKSQKKPQQSGSGALEQGKQRNRRGKGHSPPALSRVDVEEALVALQLHTGIQVRVLESWKEFGDFASMFTKAVAEAPFKRARDKTSFSFCLEGDWSGGMKVDRSGKGLLQVWKRQIQQLNRVSLEMANAIVAKYPSPLLLVKVWKASEQLSSGERVNQTSA; this comes from the exons atgagagagagcgagagagaacgAGTGTGCATTCATGGAG ATGTCATCCAGTCACACTGCACCCTGCTCATCACACAGAACTTAAACACTATGCTCCCAAAGATGGCTGAGAGCGAGGATGAGACACTACCCACTTTTGATTTCCTAAACAAGCAGCCTTCTGGCAGAACAAGTGGTACTGCACAGCCTCTTCGAGGAGATGAAGTAGTTGTGCTCTGCAGCTCAGATTCTGAGGATTCATCTGCTGcatctcctgcatgcaaaaagTCCTGCGCTACGCAAGATCCCACCGGGGCTGCTGCTCATACAGAAGTCAGGGTGGAACTCAGCAGTGACAGCGAAGAGGAGAACATTATACCCTTGGTTGAAAGGCTCAAGAGGAAGCTTGTGGATGCCAAGCCTGCCACAACTGAAGTTCTGTTTACTAGAATCCAAGAATTGCGCAAACAAGACTCAGCTGGAGGGAACAAGTTCCAGCCAAGTGATGAACAAGAGGCTACTGATTGTGGCTCACTACCAAAAGCCCCAGATGCCCAGAGAAGAGCTGCCCCCAATACCTGGGAGCTGTCCGATAGTGACCCAGAAGTGGATCCATCGGATTCAATGAATCAGCCTTTGCACCAACCTCCAGTTTGTGTCTCTAACTGCTCAGTGCCAAATAGTGACTGCCGGGTGGCAGAGATAAGCCTCAGACCCTTCCCTCTTCAGACCAAAAAAAAGCGCAGCCAGGAGGAAATTGACAAAGCCCGCCAGGCTGCCCTGAAGAGGAGAAAAGACCAAGAAACTCGGAAAATGCTGCAAGagcaggaaagggagaggaagaaagcactTGCCAACCAGCAGAAGGCCCAGAAGCCAGGAGAGTGCCTGAAATATATTCAGGTAGTGCTGGATCCAG GTCTTTTACAGGTAGATGGTGGCGGACAGGTGCTTACCACTCTGCAGTCCATGGAGTGTAGCTGTGTGATTGAGAGCCATGTTGTTCCCCACAGTATCACCTGGAGAAGGAAAACTGGGCTCACTCAG GCTGAAGAAGACAACTGGGTAGAAGAACCCAACATCCTAGTTCTGCTGCTGCTAGAAGAATTTATCTCCATGATTCATAACTATAAGCAG GTTAGTGAGGAAGTACCTGCTGAGACCCTGCAGAGCTTTGTGGCGAATATCATGAAGATATCCCCTGGGAAAACACTGGCGCTGGTTGTCATTGAACTAGAAAAATATTTCAG TTCTCACAAGCACAAGTCACAGAAGAAACCACAGCAGAGTGGTAGCGGGGCACTGGAGCAGGGCAAACAAAGGAACCGGAGAGGAAAGGGCCATTCGCCCCCGGCATTATCCAGGGTGGATGTGGAAGAG GCCTTAGTGGCTCTGCAGCTTCACACGGGCATCCAGGTTCGAGTCCTTGAGAGCTGGAAAGAGTTTGGTGACTTTGCCAGCATGTTCACTAAGGCTGTAGCTGAAGCACCATTCAA AAGGGCACGAGATAAAACAAGCTTTTCCTTCTGCCTGGAGGGAGACTGGAGTGGCGGTATGAAGGTAGACCGCTCTGGAAAGGGGCTGCTGCAGGTCTGGAAAAGGCAGATTCAGCAGCTTAACCGGGTCAGTTTAGAGATGGCCAATGCCATTGTGGCCAAGTACCCTTCTCCTCTGCTTCTGGTGAAG GTATGGAAGGCAAGTGAACAACTGAGTTCTGGAGAAAGAGTGAATCAAACCTCAGCCTGA
- the EME1 gene encoding crossover junction endonuclease EME1 isoform X1 codes for MRESERERVCIHGDVIQSHCTLLITQNLNTMLPKMAESEDETLPTFDFLNKQPSGRTSGTAQPLRGDEVVVLCSSDSEDSSAASPACKKSCATQDPTGAAAHTEVRVELSSDSEEENIIPLVERLKRKLVDAKPATTEVLFTRIQELRKQDSAGGNKFQPSDEQEATDCGSLPKAPDAQRRAAPNTWELSDSDPEVDPSDSMNQPLHQPPVCVSNCSVPNSDCRVAEISLRPFPLQTKKKRSQEEIDKARQAALKRRKDQETRKMLQEQERERKKALANQQKAQKPGECLKYIQVVLDPGLLQVDGGGQVLTTLQSMECSCVIESHVVPHSITWRRKTGLTQAEEDNWVEEPNILVLLLLEEFISMIHNYKQVSEEVPAETLQSFVANIMKISPGKTLALVVIELEKYFSSHKHKSQKKPQQSGSGALEQGKQRNRRGKGHSPPALSRVDVEEALVALQLHTGIQVRVLESWKEFGDFASMFTKAVAEAPFKRARDKTSFSFCLEGDWSGGMKVDRSGKGLLQVWKRQIQQLNRVSLEMANAIVAKYPSPLLLVKAYGTCSTEQERQNLLAEIPVRRGDGVTATTRRVGPELSKRIYLQMTSSNPDLSLDVTG; via the exons atgagagagagcgagagagaacgAGTGTGCATTCATGGAG ATGTCATCCAGTCACACTGCACCCTGCTCATCACACAGAACTTAAACACTATGCTCCCAAAGATGGCTGAGAGCGAGGATGAGACACTACCCACTTTTGATTTCCTAAACAAGCAGCCTTCTGGCAGAACAAGTGGTACTGCACAGCCTCTTCGAGGAGATGAAGTAGTTGTGCTCTGCAGCTCAGATTCTGAGGATTCATCTGCTGcatctcctgcatgcaaaaagTCCTGCGCTACGCAAGATCCCACCGGGGCTGCTGCTCATACAGAAGTCAGGGTGGAACTCAGCAGTGACAGCGAAGAGGAGAACATTATACCCTTGGTTGAAAGGCTCAAGAGGAAGCTTGTGGATGCCAAGCCTGCCACAACTGAAGTTCTGTTTACTAGAATCCAAGAATTGCGCAAACAAGACTCAGCTGGAGGGAACAAGTTCCAGCCAAGTGATGAACAAGAGGCTACTGATTGTGGCTCACTACCAAAAGCCCCAGATGCCCAGAGAAGAGCTGCCCCCAATACCTGGGAGCTGTCCGATAGTGACCCAGAAGTGGATCCATCGGATTCAATGAATCAGCCTTTGCACCAACCTCCAGTTTGTGTCTCTAACTGCTCAGTGCCAAATAGTGACTGCCGGGTGGCAGAGATAAGCCTCAGACCCTTCCCTCTTCAGACCAAAAAAAAGCGCAGCCAGGAGGAAATTGACAAAGCCCGCCAGGCTGCCCTGAAGAGGAGAAAAGACCAAGAAACTCGGAAAATGCTGCAAGagcaggaaagggagaggaagaaagcactTGCCAACCAGCAGAAGGCCCAGAAGCCAGGAGAGTGCCTGAAATATATTCAGGTAGTGCTGGATCCAG GTCTTTTACAGGTAGATGGTGGCGGACAGGTGCTTACCACTCTGCAGTCCATGGAGTGTAGCTGTGTGATTGAGAGCCATGTTGTTCCCCACAGTATCACCTGGAGAAGGAAAACTGGGCTCACTCAG GCTGAAGAAGACAACTGGGTAGAAGAACCCAACATCCTAGTTCTGCTGCTGCTAGAAGAATTTATCTCCATGATTCATAACTATAAGCAG GTTAGTGAGGAAGTACCTGCTGAGACCCTGCAGAGCTTTGTGGCGAATATCATGAAGATATCCCCTGGGAAAACACTGGCGCTGGTTGTCATTGAACTAGAAAAATATTTCAG TTCTCACAAGCACAAGTCACAGAAGAAACCACAGCAGAGTGGTAGCGGGGCACTGGAGCAGGGCAAACAAAGGAACCGGAGAGGAAAGGGCCATTCGCCCCCGGCATTATCCAGGGTGGATGTGGAAGAG GCCTTAGTGGCTCTGCAGCTTCACACGGGCATCCAGGTTCGAGTCCTTGAGAGCTGGAAAGAGTTTGGTGACTTTGCCAGCATGTTCACTAAGGCTGTAGCTGAAGCACCATTCAA AAGGGCACGAGATAAAACAAGCTTTTCCTTCTGCCTGGAGGGAGACTGGAGTGGCGGTATGAAGGTAGACCGCTCTGGAAAGGGGCTGCTGCAGGTCTGGAAAAGGCAGATTCAGCAGCTTAACCGGGTCAGTTTAGAGATGGCCAATGCCATTGTGGCCAAGTACCCTTCTCCTCTGCTTCTGGTGAAG GCCTATGGTACCTGCTCTACTGAACAGGAGCGACAAAACCTTCTTGCAGAGATACCTGTTCGCCGTGGTGATGGGGTGACTGCCACTACAAGGCGGGTTGGTCCAGAGCTCTCGAAACGGATATATTTACAGATGACTTCCAGCAATCCTGACCTTTCCCTGGATGTTACTGGGTGA
- the EME1 gene encoding crossover junction endonuclease EME1 isoform X2, translating to MLPKMAESEDETLPTFDFLNKQPSGRTSGTAQPLRGDEVVVLCSSDSEDSSAASPACKKSCATQDPTGAAAHTEVRVELSSDSEEENIIPLVERLKRKLVDAKPATTEVLFTRIQELRKQDSAGGNKFQPSDEQEATDCGSLPKAPDAQRRAAPNTWELSDSDPEVDPSDSMNQPLHQPPVCVSNCSVPNSDCRVAEISLRPFPLQTKKKRSQEEIDKARQAALKRRKDQETRKMLQEQERERKKALANQQKAQKPGECLKYIQVVLDPGLLQVDGGGQVLTTLQSMECSCVIESHVVPHSITWRRKTGLTQAEEDNWVEEPNILVLLLLEEFISMIHNYKQVSEEVPAETLQSFVANIMKISPGKTLALVVIELEKYFSSHKHKSQKKPQQSGSGALEQGKQRNRRGKGHSPPALSRVDVEEALVALQLHTGIQVRVLESWKEFGDFASMFTKAVAEAPFKRARDKTSFSFCLEGDWSGGMKVDRSGKGLLQVWKRQIQQLNRVSLEMANAIVAKYPSPLLLVKAYGTCSTEQERQNLLAEIPVRRGDGVTATTRRVGPELSKRIYLQMTSSNPDLSLDVTG from the exons ATGCTCCCAAAGATGGCTGAGAGCGAGGATGAGACACTACCCACTTTTGATTTCCTAAACAAGCAGCCTTCTGGCAGAACAAGTGGTACTGCACAGCCTCTTCGAGGAGATGAAGTAGTTGTGCTCTGCAGCTCAGATTCTGAGGATTCATCTGCTGcatctcctgcatgcaaaaagTCCTGCGCTACGCAAGATCCCACCGGGGCTGCTGCTCATACAGAAGTCAGGGTGGAACTCAGCAGTGACAGCGAAGAGGAGAACATTATACCCTTGGTTGAAAGGCTCAAGAGGAAGCTTGTGGATGCCAAGCCTGCCACAACTGAAGTTCTGTTTACTAGAATCCAAGAATTGCGCAAACAAGACTCAGCTGGAGGGAACAAGTTCCAGCCAAGTGATGAACAAGAGGCTACTGATTGTGGCTCACTACCAAAAGCCCCAGATGCCCAGAGAAGAGCTGCCCCCAATACCTGGGAGCTGTCCGATAGTGACCCAGAAGTGGATCCATCGGATTCAATGAATCAGCCTTTGCACCAACCTCCAGTTTGTGTCTCTAACTGCTCAGTGCCAAATAGTGACTGCCGGGTGGCAGAGATAAGCCTCAGACCCTTCCCTCTTCAGACCAAAAAAAAGCGCAGCCAGGAGGAAATTGACAAAGCCCGCCAGGCTGCCCTGAAGAGGAGAAAAGACCAAGAAACTCGGAAAATGCTGCAAGagcaggaaagggagaggaagaaagcactTGCCAACCAGCAGAAGGCCCAGAAGCCAGGAGAGTGCCTGAAATATATTCAGGTAGTGCTGGATCCAG GTCTTTTACAGGTAGATGGTGGCGGACAGGTGCTTACCACTCTGCAGTCCATGGAGTGTAGCTGTGTGATTGAGAGCCATGTTGTTCCCCACAGTATCACCTGGAGAAGGAAAACTGGGCTCACTCAG GCTGAAGAAGACAACTGGGTAGAAGAACCCAACATCCTAGTTCTGCTGCTGCTAGAAGAATTTATCTCCATGATTCATAACTATAAGCAG GTTAGTGAGGAAGTACCTGCTGAGACCCTGCAGAGCTTTGTGGCGAATATCATGAAGATATCCCCTGGGAAAACACTGGCGCTGGTTGTCATTGAACTAGAAAAATATTTCAG TTCTCACAAGCACAAGTCACAGAAGAAACCACAGCAGAGTGGTAGCGGGGCACTGGAGCAGGGCAAACAAAGGAACCGGAGAGGAAAGGGCCATTCGCCCCCGGCATTATCCAGGGTGGATGTGGAAGAG GCCTTAGTGGCTCTGCAGCTTCACACGGGCATCCAGGTTCGAGTCCTTGAGAGCTGGAAAGAGTTTGGTGACTTTGCCAGCATGTTCACTAAGGCTGTAGCTGAAGCACCATTCAA AAGGGCACGAGATAAAACAAGCTTTTCCTTCTGCCTGGAGGGAGACTGGAGTGGCGGTATGAAGGTAGACCGCTCTGGAAAGGGGCTGCTGCAGGTCTGGAAAAGGCAGATTCAGCAGCTTAACCGGGTCAGTTTAGAGATGGCCAATGCCATTGTGGCCAAGTACCCTTCTCCTCTGCTTCTGGTGAAG GCCTATGGTACCTGCTCTACTGAACAGGAGCGACAAAACCTTCTTGCAGAGATACCTGTTCGCCGTGGTGATGGGGTGACTGCCACTACAAGGCGGGTTGGTCCAGAGCTCTCGAAACGGATATATTTACAGATGACTTCCAGCAATCCTGACCTTTCCCTGGATGTTACTGGGTGA